The Sagittula sp. P11 genome window below encodes:
- a CDS encoding 2OG-Fe(II) oxygenase family protein: MATITPLFTTPLYRAALSEHGEVDAAELEASCYSIAEDDEAGQEWCETQGYPGYTSYASLTDLPWRFPIFADLVKVIDRHVAAFVADLDFDLGDKEIVLEDIWINILPPGGTHSSHIHPHSVISGTTYVAMPEGASALKLEDPRLQMMMAAPARKKDARETLKPFIYVQPAVGDIVLWESWLRHEVPMNMAEEDERISVSFNYKWGD, from the coding sequence ATGGCAACGATCACTCCCCTGTTCACGACCCCCCTGTACCGCGCCGCGCTGTCCGAACACGGAGAGGTCGACGCGGCAGAGCTGGAGGCGTCCTGCTATTCCATCGCCGAGGACGACGAGGCCGGTCAGGAATGGTGCGAGACGCAGGGCTATCCCGGCTACACCTCCTATGCCTCGCTGACCGACCTGCCGTGGCGCTTCCCGATCTTCGCGGACCTCGTGAAGGTGATCGACAGGCACGTGGCGGCCTTCGTGGCGGATCTGGATTTCGACCTTGGCGACAAGGAGATCGTGCTGGAGGACATCTGGATCAACATCCTGCCCCCGGGCGGCACGCATTCGAGCCACATCCACCCGCACTCGGTGATCTCGGGGACGACCTACGTGGCGATGCCGGAGGGCGCGAGCGCGCTGAAGCTGGAGGACCCGCGCCTCCAGATGATGATGGCCGCCCCGGCCCGCAAGAAGGACGCGCGCGAGACGCTGAAACCCTTCATCTACGTGCAGCCGGCGGTCGGTGACATCGTGCTGTGGGAAAGCTGGCTGCGCCACGAGGTGCCGATGAACATGGCCGAGGAAGACGAGCGGATCTCTGTCAGCTTCAACTACAAGTGGGGCGACTGA
- a CDS encoding calcium-binding protein, translating into MSPLILLGLVGLGLFAVAVNQHDYTTDDDGDSGEGDESAEAPTDTGDSFDVDTGDDTGSGTPDEEDTGGGAGKMLSGTDGDDTITLDGPAGPGIEVSAGAGNDLIDLYDGSTDPVELDAQLLDGALLSGGEGNDLIEAYSTASTITGDGGNDTISGRHDGASIDGGAGNDLVSITSSEEGAGSDIRGGAGADTISAFMDGGRVDGGAGNDLIFANPAPTTPTEIDGGEGSDHLVINAVTPLIQQWEAGVRVTGGDGADIFDLIVAPGGTEIADTPPGAVSTLADGTVQVDIGTITDFSAGEDLLLIDGTTNASQFTLAAIELEETAPDGAPLSTVVRLVYEIDATDVANRDVVLTLSGASGLTVEDVIVTGAGTTAVPLNFIGRDAAAA; encoded by the coding sequence ATGTCGCCACTCATTCTACTCGGCCTCGTGGGCCTCGGGCTCTTTGCCGTCGCGGTCAACCAGCACGATTACACCACCGACGATGACGGCGACTCCGGCGAAGGCGACGAAAGCGCCGAGGCGCCGACGGACACCGGCGACAGCTTTGACGTCGACACCGGGGACGATACCGGCAGCGGCACTCCCGACGAAGAGGACACCGGCGGCGGCGCGGGTAAGATGCTGAGCGGCACCGATGGCGACGACACCATCACTCTGGACGGCCCTGCGGGCCCGGGGATCGAGGTGTCGGCAGGCGCTGGCAACGATCTGATCGACCTCTACGACGGCTCGACCGACCCGGTGGAACTGGACGCGCAGCTTCTCGACGGCGCGCTTCTGTCCGGTGGCGAGGGCAACGACCTGATCGAGGCCTACAGTACCGCATCGACCATCACCGGCGATGGGGGCAACGACACGATTTCCGGGCGACATGACGGTGCCAGCATCGACGGGGGCGCGGGCAACGACCTCGTCTCCATCACCTCGTCGGAGGAGGGCGCCGGGTCCGACATCAGGGGCGGCGCCGGGGCCGACACGATCTCTGCCTTCATGGACGGGGGGCGGGTCGACGGCGGGGCAGGCAACGACCTGATCTTCGCCAACCCCGCGCCCACCACCCCGACCGAAATCGACGGCGGCGAAGGCAGCGATCACCTCGTCATCAACGCCGTCACGCCGCTGATCCAGCAGTGGGAGGCCGGAGTCCGGGTCACGGGCGGGGACGGCGCGGACATCTTCGATCTCATCGTCGCACCGGGCGGGACCGAGATCGCCGATACGCCGCCCGGCGCGGTGTCCACGCTGGCGGACGGCACGGTCCAGGTCGACATCGGCACGATCACCGACTTCTCGGCGGGCGAGGACCTGCTGCTGATCGACGGGACGACAAATGCCAGCCAGTTCACCCTCGCCGCCATCGAACTGGAAGAGACGGCGCCCGACGGTGCCCCCCTCTCGACCGTGGTGCGGCTGGTCTACGAGATCGACGCGACCGATGTCGCCAACCGCGACGTGGTCCTGACACTGAGCGGGGCAAGCGGGCTGACCGTGGAGGACGTGATCGTCACCGGCGCGGGCACAACCGCCGTGCCGCTGAACTTCATCGGCCGGGACGCCGCAGCCGCCTGA
- the rplP gene encoding 50S ribosomal protein L16, translating into MLQPKRTKFRKAFKGRIKGEAKGGSDLNFGHYGLKATEPERVTARQIEAARRAMTRHMKRQGRVWIRIFPDTPVTAKPIEVRMGKGKGSVDRWVCKVKPGRVMFEIDGVAEDIAREALRLAAMKLPIKTRVVVREDW; encoded by the coding sequence ATGCTTCAGCCGAAACGCACTAAATTCCGGAAGGCCTTCAAAGGCCGGATCAAGGGTGAGGCGAAGGGCGGTTCCGACCTGAACTTCGGTCACTACGGTCTGAAGGCCACCGAGCCGGAGCGTGTCACCGCACGCCAGATCGAAGCAGCCCGCCGTGCCATGACGCGTCACATGAAGCGTCAGGGCCGCGTCTGGATCCGCATCTTCCCGGACACCCCGGTGACCGCGAAGCCCATCGAAGTTCGTATGGGTAAGGGTAAAGGCTCTGTCGACCGTTGGGTCTGCAAGGTGAAGCCCGGTCGCGTGATGTTCGAGATCGACGGCGTTGCCGAGGACATCGCCCGCGAGGCGCTGCGCCTGGCCGCGATGAAGCTGCCGATCAAGACCCGCGTCGTGGTTCGCGAGGACTGGTAA
- the rpsC gene encoding 30S ribosomal protein S3: protein MGNKTNPIGMRLQINRTWDSRWYADTKDYGDLLLEDLRIRDFIHEECKQAGIARVIIERPHKKCRVTIHTARPGVIIGKKGADIEVLRKKIARMTDSELHLNIVEVRKPELDATLVGESIAQQLERRVSFRRAMKRAVQNAMRMGALGIRVNVAGRLGGAEIARTEWYREGRVPLHTLRADIDYANVEATTPYGIIGIKVWIFKGEIMEHDPQARDRKSQEIQDGPAPRGAGGGRRDDRR, encoded by the coding sequence ATGGGTAACAAGACCAATCCGATCGGGATGCGCCTCCAGATCAACCGGACCTGGGATTCGCGTTGGTACGCGGACACCAAGGATTACGGCGATCTGCTGCTGGAAGACCTGCGCATTCGTGACTTCATCCACGAAGAGTGCAAGCAGGCCGGCATTGCCCGCGTGATCATCGAGCGCCCCCACAAGAAGTGCCGTGTGACCATTCACACCGCGCGTCCGGGCGTGATCATCGGCAAGAAAGGCGCTGACATCGAGGTGCTTCGCAAGAAGATCGCCCGCATGACCGACAGCGAGCTGCACCTGAACATCGTCGAGGTCCGGAAGCCGGAACTGGACGCCACGCTGGTCGGCGAGTCCATCGCCCAGCAGCTTGAGCGCCGGGTTTCCTTCCGCCGCGCGATGAAGCGGGCCGTGCAGAACGCCATGCGCATGGGCGCCCTGGGTATCCGGGTGAACGTCGCTGGCCGTCTGGGTGGCGCGGAAATCGCACGGACCGAATGGTACCGCGAAGGCCGCGTGCCGCTGCACACGCTGCGCGCCGACATCGATTATGCCAACGTCGAGGCGACCACGCCTTACGGCATCATCGGTATCAAGGTCTGGATCTTCAAGGGCGAGATCATGGAACATGATCCCCAGGCCCGCGACCGGAAGAGCCAGGAAATCCAGGACGGCCCGGCACCTCGCGGTGCAGGCGGCGGTCGTCGTGACGACCGGAGGTAA
- the rplV gene encoding 50S ribosomal protein L22 — protein sequence MGKDKNPRRVADNEAMAKLRMLRTSPQKLNLVAALIRGKKVEKALTDLTFSKKRISQDVKKCLQSAIANAENNHGLDVDELVVAEAYVGKNLVMKRGRPRARGRFGRINKPFSEITIKVRQVEEQA from the coding sequence ATGGGCAAGGATAAGAATCCCCGCCGCGTGGCGGACAACGAAGCGATGGCGAAACTGCGCATGCTGCGCACCTCGCCGCAGAAGCTGAACCTCGTCGCGGCGCTCATTCGCGGCAAGAAGGTCGAGAAGGCCCTGACGGACCTGACCTTCTCCAAGAAGCGGATCTCGCAGGACGTTAAGAAGTGCCTTCAGTCCGCCATCGCCAACGCCGAGAACAACCACGGCCTGGACGTCGACGAACTGGTCGTCGCCGAGGCCTATGTGGGCAAGAACCTGGTCATGAAGCGCGGTCGCCCGCGTGCCCGTGGCCGTTTTGGCCGCATCAACAAGCCGTTCTCGGAGATCACCATCAAGGTGCGTCAGGTTGAGGAGCAAGCCTAA
- the rpsS gene encoding 30S ribosomal protein S19 yields the protein MARSVWKGPFVDAYVLKKAEKSKESGKNEVIKIWSRRSTILPHFVGLTFGVYNGQKHIPVNVTEDMIGQKFGEYAPTRTYYGHAADKKAKRK from the coding sequence ATGGCACGCTCTGTTTGGAAAGGCCCCTTCGTCGACGCTTACGTGTTGAAGAAGGCCGAAAAATCGAAGGAATCCGGCAAGAACGAGGTCATCAAGATCTGGTCGCGCCGCTCCACCATCCTGCCGCACTTCGTTGGTCTCACCTTCGGTGTGTACAACGGCCAGAAGCACATCCCGGTCAACGTGACCGAGGACATGATCGGCCAGAAGTTCGGTGAATACGCTCCGACCCGCACCTACTACGGTCACGCGGCGGACAAGAAAGCCAAGAGGAAGTAA
- the rplB gene encoding 50S ribosomal protein L2 — MALKSYKPTTPGQRGLVLIDRSELYKGRPVKALTEGLTKSGGRNNTGRITSRRRGGGAKRLYRIVDFKRNKFDVNGIVVRIEYDPNRTAFIALIQYDDGEQAYILAPQRLGIGDKVVASAKADIKPGNCMPFSGMPIGTIVHNIELKPGKGGQIARAAGTYAQFVGRDGGYAQIRLSSGELRMVRQECMATVGAVSNPDNSNQNFGKAGRMRHKGIRPSVRGVVMNPIDHPHGGGEGRTSGGRHPVTPWGKPTKGKKTRNTNKASQKLIIRSRHAKKKGR, encoded by the coding sequence ATGGCACTCAAGTCGTACAAGCCGACGACGCCGGGCCAGCGCGGGCTGGTGCTGATCGACCGTTCGGAGCTGTACAAAGGACGCCCCGTCAAGGCCCTCACCGAGGGTCTGACGAAGTCGGGCGGCCGGAACAACACCGGACGTATCACCTCCCGCCGTCGTGGCGGTGGCGCAAAGCGTCTCTACCGGATCGTCGATTTCAAGCGGAACAAGTTCGACGTGAACGGCATCGTCGTTCGCATTGAATACGACCCGAACCGCACCGCATTCATCGCACTGATCCAGTATGATGATGGTGAACAAGCCTACATCCTCGCGCCCCAGCGCCTCGGCATCGGCGACAAGGTGGTTGCCTCCGCCAAGGCCGACATCAAGCCGGGCAACTGCATGCCGTTCTCGGGCATGCCGATCGGGACGATCGTCCACAACATCGAGCTGAAGCCCGGCAAGGGCGGCCAGATCGCACGCGCCGCGGGCACCTACGCCCAGTTCGTCGGCCGTGACGGTGGTTACGCACAGATCCGCCTGTCCTCGGGCGAACTGCGCATGGTCCGTCAGGAGTGCATGGCGACCGTCGGTGCCGTGTCGAACCCCGACAACTCGAACCAGAACTTCGGTAAAGCGGGCCGCATGCGCCACAAGGGCATCCGTCCGTCCGTCCGCGGTGTCGTCATGAACCCGATCGACCACCCGCACGGCGGTGGTGAAGGCCGGACCTCCGGCGGTCGTCACCCGGTGACGCCGTGGGGCAAGCCGACCAAGGGCAAGAAGACCCGCAACACGAACAAGGCGTCGCAAAAGCTCATCATCCGCTCGCGCCACGCCAAGAAGAAGGGTCGCTAA
- a CDS encoding ankyrin repeat domain-containing protein yields MRGKMGKLFDFMHGRLRPRAEDDALHIAAYEGDTVRIGELITERGADPNLSLATMMSASIERTALFLAIQEHNLAAARLLVELGADPDLRDGQNVTPLMSAAALGNIDLVQLLLDLGADPNAYRDSDHASPLSFSIHEDDPDAILPIVSALIAAGADPEGAVAAGQSVLMLAARQNLPAVIRTLLAAGADPDRTCTLTWALGWTALDHAIHEASANAQEVLAPVTTLPVTVLPVKTS; encoded by the coding sequence ATGCGCGGCAAGATGGGAAAACTGTTCGACTTCATGCACGGGAGGCTGCGCCCCCGCGCCGAGGACGATGCGCTCCATATCGCCGCCTACGAAGGGGATACGGTGCGGATAGGTGAGCTGATCACCGAGCGCGGCGCCGATCCGAACCTGAGCCTCGCGACGATGATGAGCGCCTCGATCGAACGGACGGCGCTGTTCCTTGCCATCCAGGAACACAACCTCGCCGCGGCCCGGCTGCTGGTGGAGCTTGGCGCCGATCCGGACCTCAGGGACGGGCAGAACGTCACCCCGCTGATGTCCGCGGCGGCGCTCGGCAACATCGACCTCGTGCAGCTTCTGCTCGACCTTGGCGCCGATCCGAACGCCTACCGCGACAGCGACCACGCCTCGCCCCTGTCGTTCAGCATCCACGAGGACGACCCCGACGCGATCCTGCCGATCGTCTCGGCGCTGATCGCGGCGGGCGCCGATCCGGAGGGCGCCGTGGCCGCGGGCCAGAGCGTGCTGATGCTGGCCGCGCGGCAGAACCTGCCGGCGGTGATCCGCACCCTGCTGGCCGCCGGGGCGGACCCGGATCGCACCTGCACGCTGACCTGGGCGCTTGGCTGGACGGCGCTGGACCACGCCATCCACGAAGCCTCCGCCAACGCGCAGGAGGTGCTGGCCCCGGTCACGACGCTGCCCGTGACGGTCCTCCCCGTCAAAACGTCCTGA
- a CDS encoding 50S ribosomal protein L23, translating into MTATAEQYDVIRKPIITEKSTMASEHGAVVFEVAIDANKPQIKEAVEALFGVKVKAVNTTITKGKVKRFRGKTGKRRDVKKAYVMLEEGNTIDVSTGL; encoded by the coding sequence ATGACCGCGACGGCAGAACAGTACGACGTGATCCGCAAGCCGATCATCACCGAGAAGTCCACCATGGCGTCCGAGCACGGCGCGGTTGTCTTCGAAGTGGCCATCGACGCGAACAAGCCGCAGATCAAGGAAGCCGTCGAGGCGCTCTTTGGTGTGAAGGTGAAGGCCGTGAACACGACCATCACCAAGGGCAAGGTGAAGCGTTTCCGTGGCAAGACCGGCAAGCGCCGTGACGTGAAGAAGGCCTATGTGATGCTCGAAGAGGGCAACACCATCGACGTGTCCACCGGCCTCTGA
- the rplD gene encoding 50S ribosomal protein L4: MKLDVINLDGGSAGEVELDEALFGLEPRADILHRVVRWQRNKAQAGTHKVKTRSEVSYSTKKIYRQKGTGGARHGSRKAPIFRKGGIYKGPTPRSHAHDLPKKVRALGLKMALSDKARNGALIVIDSIDGASKTKALAAQVSKLGWKRALIIDGAEVNENFAKAARNIEGLDVLPTIGANVYDILKRDTLVITKAGVEALEARLK, encoded by the coding sequence ATGAAACTCGACGTAATCAACCTCGACGGCGGTTCCGCTGGCGAAGTCGAGCTGGACGAGGCCCTCTTCGGGCTGGAGCCGCGCGCCGACATTCTCCACCGCGTCGTCCGCTGGCAGCGCAACAAGGCGCAGGCCGGTACGCACAAGGTCAAGACCCGCTCGGAAGTGTCGTATTCGACCAAGAAGATCTACCGCCAGAAGGGCACCGGTGGCGCACGTCACGGTTCCCGCAAGGCGCCGATCTTCCGCAAGGGCGGCATCTACAAGGGCCCGACCCCGCGGTCGCACGCCCATGACCTGCCCAAGAAGGTCCGCGCACTCGGCCTGAAGATGGCTCTGTCCGACAAGGCCCGCAACGGCGCCCTGATCGTGATCGACTCCATCGACGGCGCAAGCAAGACCAAGGCGCTCGCCGCTCAGGTGTCGAAGCTTGGCTGGAAGCGCGCGCTGATCATCGACGGGGCCGAGGTGAACGAGAACTTCGCCAAGGCGGCCCGCAACATCGAAGGTCTGGACGTCCTGCCGACCATCGGTGCCAACGTTTATGACATCCTGAAGCGTGACACCCTGGTGATCACGAAGGCGGGTGTCGAAGCACTGGAGGCTCGACTGAAATGA
- the rplC gene encoding 50S ribosomal protein L3, with the protein MRSGVIAKKIGMTRVFMEDGKQIPVTVLQLDNLQVVAQRTDETNGYSAVQLGCGTAKAKRTSQAMRGHFAKANVEPKRKVVEFRVTADNLIEVGEEIIADHYFEGQFVDVSGITIGKGFAGGMKRHNFGGLRASHGVSISHRSHGSTGQCQNPGKVFKGKKMAGHMGSVRVTTQNLQVVKTDSDRGVIMIKGAVPGPKGSWVTVKDAVKKPFPENAILPAALASAKKEAQRQAEEAAAAAAAEAEAEAKRLAEEQAAQEAQALKEAEADIEAEKKEGEE; encoded by the coding sequence ATGCGCTCTGGTGTGATCGCAAAGAAGATCGGCATGACTCGCGTCTTCATGGAAGACGGCAAGCAGATCCCCGTCACCGTGCTGCAGCTCGACAACCTCCAGGTCGTCGCGCAGCGCACAGATGAAACCAACGGCTATTCCGCCGTGCAGCTCGGCTGTGGCACCGCCAAGGCAAAGCGCACGAGCCAGGCCATGCGCGGCCACTTCGCCAAGGCGAACGTGGAACCCAAGCGCAAGGTTGTCGAATTCCGCGTGACCGCGGACAACCTGATCGAAGTGGGCGAGGAAATCATCGCCGACCATTACTTCGAAGGTCAGTTCGTCGACGTGTCCGGCATCACCATCGGTAAAGGTTTTGCCGGCGGCATGAAGCGTCACAACTTCGGCGGTCTGCGTGCCTCGCACGGTGTGTCCATCTCCCACCGCTCGCACGGCTCCACCGGCCAGTGTCAGAACCCCGGCAAGGTGTTCAAGGGCAAGAAGATGGCCGGCCACATGGGCTCCGTCCGTGTGACCACGCAGAACCTGCAGGTCGTCAAGACCGACAGCGACCGCGGCGTGATCATGATCAAGGGTGCCGTTCCGGGCCCGAAGGGATCGTGGGTCACCGTCAAGGACGCCGTGAAGAAGCCCTTCCCGGAGAACGCAATCCTTCCGGCCGCTCTGGCGAGCGCCAAGAAGGAAGCGCAGCGCCAGGCAGAGGAAGCCGCAGCGGCAGCCGCCGCAGAGGCCGAAGCCGAAGCCAAGCGCCTCGCCGAGGAGCAGGCCGCGCAGGAGGCCCAGGCCCTGAAAGAGGCCGAGGCCGACATCGAGGCCGAGAAGAAGGAAGGTGAGGAATGA
- the rpsJ gene encoding 30S ribosomal protein S10 gives MNQNIRIRLKAFDFRVLDASTQEIVNTAKRTGAQVRGPIPLPNKIEKFTVLRGPHVNKKSRDQFEIRTHKRLLDIVDPTPQTVDALMKLDLAAGVDVEIKV, from the coding sequence ATGAACCAGAACATCCGTATCCGGCTGAAGGCGTTCGACTTCCGCGTGCTCGACGCAAGCACCCAGGAAATCGTCAACACCGCCAAGCGTACCGGCGCACAGGTCCGCGGGCCGATCCCGCTGCCCAACAAGATCGAGAAATTCACCGTTCTGCGCGGCCCGCACGTGAACAAGAAGTCTCGGGACCAGTTCGAGATCCGCACGCACAAGCGTCTGCTCGACATCGTCGATCCGACTCCGCAGACCGTGGACGCCCTCATGAAGCTCGACCTCGCCGCCGGCGTTGACGTCGAGATCAAGGTATAA
- the tuf gene encoding elongation factor Tu: MAKEKFSRSKPHCNIGTIGHVDHGKTTLTAAITKYFGEFRAYDQIDGAPEEKARGITISTAHVEYETEARHYAHVDCPGHADYVKNMITGAAQMDGAILVVNAADGPMPQTREHILLGRQVGIPAMVVFLNKVDQVDDEELLELVEMEVRELLSAYDFPGDDIPIIAGSALAALEGRDEAIGENKIRELMAAVDEYIPQPPRATDQPFLMPIEDVFSISGRGTVVTGRVERGVVNVGDELEIVGIKDTQKTTCTGVEMFRKLLDRGEAGDNIGALLRGIDRDAVERGQVLCKPKSVNPHTKFECEVYILTKEEGGRHTPFFKNYRPQFYFRTTDVTGTVELPEGTEMVMPGDNLKFNVELIAPIAMEEGLRFAIREGGRTVGSGVVSKIVA, from the coding sequence ATGGCAAAGGAAAAGTTTTCGCGGTCGAAACCGCACTGCAACATCGGCACGATCGGTCACGTTGACCACGGCAAGACCACGCTGACCGCGGCGATCACGAAGTACTTCGGCGAATTCCGCGCCTACGACCAGATCGACGGCGCGCCGGAAGAGAAGGCCCGCGGGATCACCATCTCGACCGCGCACGTCGAGTACGAGACCGAGGCACGCCACTACGCGCACGTCGACTGCCCCGGCCACGCCGACTACGTGAAGAACATGATCACCGGCGCGGCGCAGATGGACGGCGCGATCCTCGTGGTGAACGCGGCCGACGGCCCGATGCCGCAGACGCGCGAGCACATCCTGCTCGGCCGTCAGGTGGGCATCCCGGCGATGGTCGTGTTCCTGAACAAGGTCGACCAGGTGGACGACGAGGAGCTGCTGGAGCTCGTCGAGATGGAAGTGCGCGAACTGCTGTCCGCCTACGACTTCCCGGGCGACGACATTCCGATCATCGCGGGTTCGGCGCTGGCCGCTCTCGAAGGTCGTGACGAAGCCATCGGCGAGAACAAGATCCGCGAACTGATGGCCGCCGTGGACGAGTACATCCCGCAGCCGCCGCGCGCCACCGACCAGCCGTTCCTGATGCCGATCGAGGACGTGTTCTCGATCTCCGGCCGCGGCACCGTGGTCACCGGCCGCGTGGAGCGTGGCGTGGTGAACGTCGGCGACGAACTGGAAATCGTCGGCATCAAGGACACGCAGAAGACGACCTGCACGGGTGTCGAGATGTTCCGCAAGCTGCTGGACCGCGGTGAGGCAGGCGACAACATCGGCGCGCTGCTGCGCGGCATCGACCGTGACGCGGTCGAGCGCGGCCAGGTCCTGTGCAAGCCGAAGTCGGTGAACCCGCACACGAAGTTCGAGTGCGAGGTCTACATCCTGACCAAGGAAGAGGGTGGCCGTCACACGCCGTTCTTCAAGAACTACCGTCCGCAGTTCTACTTCCGCACGACCGACGTGACGGGCACCGTCGAGCTGCCGGAAGGCACCGAGATGGTGATGCCGGGCGACAACCTGAAGTTCAACGTCGAGCTGATCGCACCGATCGCGATGGAAGAAGGCCTGCGCTTCGCCATCCGCGAAGGCGGCCGCACCGTCGGTTCGGGCGTCGTCTCCAAGATCGTCGCCTGA
- the fusA gene encoding elongation factor G yields the protein MARDYPLERYRNFGIMAHIDAGKTTCSERILFYTGKSHNIGEVHDGAATMDWMEQEQERGITITSAATTTFWQWQEDPTPEGTDDTKYRMNIIDTPGHVDFTIEVERSLAVLDGAVCVLDANAGVEPQTETVWRQADRYKVPRIVFVNKMDKIGADFFNCVRMVEDRTGARAVPIALPIGAESELEGLVDLVTMEEWVWKGEDLGASWVRGPIRDELKELAEEWRGKMIEAAVEEDDDAMEAYLEGEEPDVPTLRKLLRKGTLALHFVPVLGGSAFKNKGVQPLLNAVVDYLPSPLDVVDYMGFKPGDETETRDIPRRADDSMPFAGLAFKIMNDPFVGSLTFTRVYSGVMKKGDSILNSTKGKKERIGRMMMMHSNNREEIEEAFAGDIIALAGLKDTTTGDTLCDAKDPVVLETMTFPEPVIEIAVEPKTKGDQEKMSAGLARLAAEDPSFRVETDIESGQTIMKGMGELHLDILVDRLKREFKVEANIGAPQVAYRETISHKIEHQYTHKKQSGGSGQFAEVKLEITPTEPGEGFSFESRIVGGAVPKEYIPGVEKGIKSVMDSGPLAGFPVIDFKVALLDGKFHDVDSSVLAFEIASRMCMREGLKKAGAKLLEPMMNVEVVTPEEYTGSIIGDLTSRRGQVSGQEPRGNAVAIKAFVPLANMFGYINTLRSMSSGRAQFTMQFDHYDPVPQNISDEIQSKYA from the coding sequence ATGGCACGCGATTATCCCCTCGAACGGTACCGCAACTTCGGTATCATGGCGCACATCGACGCCGGAAAGACCACATGCTCGGAGCGGATCCTGTTCTACACGGGCAAATCCCACAACATCGGCGAGGTGCACGACGGTGCGGCCACGATGGACTGGATGGAGCAGGAACAGGAGCGTGGCATCACCATCACCTCCGCTGCGACCACGACCTTCTGGCAGTGGCAGGAAGATCCGACCCCCGAGGGCACGGATGACACCAAGTACCGCATGAACATCATCGACACCCCCGGGCACGTCGACTTCACCATCGAAGTCGAGCGTTCGCTGGCGGTTCTCGACGGTGCCGTCTGCGTTCTGGATGCCAACGCCGGCGTCGAACCGCAGACCGAAACCGTGTGGCGCCAAGCCGACCGTTACAAGGTTCCGCGCATCGTCTTCGTCAACAAGATGGACAAGATCGGTGCCGACTTCTTCAACTGTGTCCGCATGGTCGAGGACCGCACCGGTGCGCGCGCCGTTCCGATCGCGCTGCCGATCGGCGCCGAGTCCGAGCTGGAAGGTCTCGTCGACCTCGTGACCATGGAAGAGTGGGTGTGGAAGGGTGAAGACCTTGGCGCCTCCTGGGTCCGTGGCCCGATCCGCGACGAGCTGAAGGAGCTCGCCGAGGAATGGCGCGGCAAGATGATCGAAGCGGCCGTCGAGGAAGACGACGACGCGATGGAAGCCTACCTGGAAGGCGAAGAGCCCGACGTCCCGACCCTGCGCAAACTGCTGCGCAAGGGCACGCTGGCGCTGCACTTCGTTCCGGTCCTGGGCGGTTCCGCGTTCAAGAACAAGGGTGTGCAGCCGCTGCTGAACGCCGTTGTCGACTACCTGCCGTCCCCGCTGGACGTCGTCGACTACATGGGCTTCAAGCCGGGCGACGAGACGGAAACCCGTGACATCCCGCGCCGTGCGGACGACTCCATGCCGTTCGCCGGCCTGGCATTCAAGATCATGAACGACCCGTTCGTGGGCTCGCTGACCTTCACCCGCGTCTACTCCGGCGTGATGAAGAAGGGCGACTCGATCCTGAACTCCACCAAGGGCAAGAAAGAGCGCATCGGTCGTATGATGATGATGCACTCCAACAACCGCGAAGAGATCGAGGAAGCCTTTGCAGGCGACATCATCGCGCTGGCGGGTCTGAAGGACACCACCACGGGTGACACGCTGTGTGACGCGAAGGACCCGGTGGTTCTGGAAACCATGACCTTCCCGGAGCCGGTGATCGAGATCGCGGTCGAGCCCAAGACCAAGGGCGACCAGGAGAAGATGTCCGCAGGTCTGGCGCGTCTTGCCGCCGAAGACCCGTCCTTCCGCGTGGAGACCGACATCGAGTCCGGTCAGACCATCATGAAGGGCATGGGCGAACTTCACCTCGACATCCTCGTCGACCGCCTCAAGCGGGAGTTCAAGGTCGAGGCCAACATCGGCGCACCGCAGGTGGCGTACCGCGAAACGATCTCCCACAAGATCGAGCACCAGTACACCCACAAGAAGCAGTCCGGCGGTTCCGGCCAGTTCGCCGAAGTCAAGCTGGAGATCACCCCGACCGAGCCGGGCGAAGGGTTCTCCTTCGAGTCCCGCATCGTCGGCGGCGCGGTTCCGAAGGAATACATCCCGGGTGTCGAAAAGGGCATCAAGTCGGTCATGGACTCCGGTCCGCTGGCAGGCTTCCCGGTGATCGACTTCAAGGTGGCCCTGCTGGACGGCAAGTTTCACGACGTCGACTCCTCGGTCCTCGCGTTCGAGATCGCGTCGCGGATGTGCATGCGCGAAGGTCTGAAGAAGGCCGGCGCAAAGCTGCTTGAGCCGATGATGAACGTGGAAGTGGTGACGCCGGAAGAGTACACCGGTTCCATCATCGGCGACCTGACCTCCCGTCGCGGTCAGGTGTCGGGCCAGGAGCCGCGCGGCAACGCCGTGGCGATCAAGGCCTTCGTGCCGCTGGCCAACATGTTCGGCTACATCAACACCCTGCGCTCCATGTCTTCGGGCCGCGCGCAGTTCACCATGCAGTTCGACCACTACGATCCGGTTCCGCAGAACATCTCGGACGAGATCCAGTCGAAGTACGCATAA